In Flavobacterium sp. N1736, the following are encoded in one genomic region:
- a CDS encoding outer membrane beta-barrel family protein yields the protein MKIYLPLKLFLILLLFCFSLVANAQNETQKDSISNKLDEVIITQNKKTFTNSNGNIKVDVANSIYSSIPNSVDLLAKLPTVQISSDKESITVVGKGNPLIYIDNQKVGINDLNALAVADIKTIEIIQNPSSKYEAEGRSVILITRKFSKKDSFKTEISEVASFKKNCNNYLGFNSNFKKNKLELKANFNYNRLNPWESHSIDYQIPTAEIVSKYNVTASTKRKQYVFGGGLFYKINEDDYFSININSKLQSDTFPINTITDNKNKNVENNVLTFTDNDSKKNFVNSFLNYQKKIKSIDAQIYTGLQYSNFDQRLFTEINNNYNETQFELSQIRDQKFQVNYFSGRIDMEKKLKNEMKFEIGGLYSSANSKSDVAIFYTENNQNELSYYDFKEENLSGYTQLSGKIKKTDFSLGFRVENSNVIGKFRADALPLLDKNYTNFFPKAQFTFPIDSIKSISVNYARSISRPNYSSLSQGATYINPYFLYARNINLGPTITDEISTTFQYHDKSVKFSFYKAKDPVYNSFSFDDQNNIMTFKDINFDKSSGFTVDFTLPFTYKFWTTTNSLVFVLEKIEDDTAVFIASKPYLYYTSNNEFKLPKEYFLILNFWGLTKQNTGVFETNPRFRVDMAISKTFSKKWNCTLSCNNVFKSTIETEKFTINNINSKARYVVDSHEISLSVKYSFGKIKETEFKEKNADENSNRIK from the coding sequence ATGAAGATTTATCTGCCTTTAAAACTTTTTTTAATTTTATTATTGTTTTGTTTTTCTCTAGTTGCAAATGCACAAAATGAAACTCAAAAAGACAGTATTTCGAATAAACTGGATGAAGTTATTATCACTCAAAACAAAAAAACGTTTACCAATTCAAACGGGAATATTAAAGTTGACGTTGCTAATTCTATTTATAGTTCAATTCCGAATTCAGTCGATTTACTGGCAAAATTACCAACAGTTCAAATTAGTTCAGACAAAGAAAGTATTACAGTTGTTGGCAAAGGAAATCCGTTGATTTATATCGATAATCAAAAAGTGGGAATAAATGATTTGAACGCTTTGGCTGTCGCCGATATAAAAACGATCGAAATCATTCAAAATCCATCTTCTAAATATGAAGCAGAAGGACGTTCTGTGATTTTGATTACCAGAAAATTTAGTAAAAAAGACAGTTTTAAAACGGAAATTTCAGAAGTGGCTTCTTTCAAAAAAAACTGTAATAATTACTTAGGATTTAATTCTAATTTCAAAAAAAACAAACTGGAATTGAAAGCTAATTTTAATTACAATAGACTGAATCCCTGGGAAAGCCATAGTATTGATTATCAAATTCCAACAGCAGAAATTGTGTCAAAATATAATGTAACTGCGAGTACAAAAAGAAAGCAATATGTTTTTGGCGGTGGTTTATTTTATAAGATAAACGAGGATGATTATTTTTCGATAAATATAAATAGCAAGTTACAATCAGATACTTTCCCCATCAATACAATAACGGATAATAAGAATAAAAATGTTGAAAATAACGTTTTGACTTTTACTGATAATGATAGCAAAAAGAATTTTGTAAACTCATTTTTAAATTATCAGAAAAAAATAAAATCGATTGATGCACAAATTTATACAGGTTTGCAATATTCTAATTTTGATCAGCGATTGTTTACCGAAATAAATAATAATTATAATGAAACACAATTTGAATTGTCACAAATCAGAGATCAGAAATTTCAGGTCAATTATTTTTCAGGAAGAATTGATATGGAGAAAAAGCTTAAAAATGAAATGAAATTTGAAATTGGAGGATTATATTCTTCAGCAAATTCTAAATCAGATGTTGCTATTTTTTATACTGAAAACAATCAAAATGAATTGAGCTATTATGACTTTAAAGAAGAAAATTTGTCCGGATACACTCAATTATCCGGTAAAATTAAAAAGACTGATTTTTCACTTGGTTTTAGGGTTGAAAATTCAAATGTAATTGGAAAATTCAGAGCAGATGCATTACCATTACTGGATAAAAACTATACTAATTTTTTCCCGAAAGCGCAATTTACGTTTCCAATTGATAGCATTAAAAGCATTTCTGTAAACTATGCAAGAAGTATTTCAAGACCTAATTACTCCTCTTTAAGTCAGGGCGCGACTTATATTAATCCGTATTTTTTGTATGCAAGAAATATTAATTTAGGACCAACAATTACTGATGAAATTTCGACCACTTTTCAATATCATGATAAGTCGGTAAAATTTAGTTTTTATAAGGCTAAAGATCCTGTTTACAATAGTTTTTCTTTTGATGATCAAAATAATATCATGACTTTTAAAGATATAAATTTTGATAAAAGTTCAGGATTTACGGTTGATTTTACCTTGCCTTTCACATATAAATTTTGGACAACAACTAACTCTTTGGTATTTGTTTTAGAAAAGATTGAAGATGATACTGCTGTATTCATAGCTTCAAAACCTTATTTATATTACACTTCAAATAATGAATTTAAACTTCCAAAAGAGTATTTCCTTATTTTGAATTTTTGGGGATTAACGAAACAAAACACGGGTGTTTTTGAAACAAATCCACGATTTAGAGTCGATATGGCGATTTCAAAAACGTTTTCAAAAAAATGGAATTGTACTTTAAGCTGTAATAATGTTTTTAAAAGTACTATTGAAACAGAAAAATTCACCATCAATAATATTAATTCTAAAGCAAGATATGTGGTTGATAGTCATGAGATTTCTCTCTCTGTAAAATATTCTTTTGGAAAAATAAAAGAAACAGAATTTAAAGAGAAAAATGCTGATGAAAATTCGAATAGAATTAAATAA
- the ygiD gene encoding 4,5-DOPA dioxygenase extradiol produces the protein MTTLNDLHSISSTFSNTDKMPVLFLGHGSPMNAIEENQFVAGFRNLAKTLPQPNAILCISAHWFTNGTKVTSMQMPRTIHDFGGFPQALFDVQYPAKGSPELALETRKILDPVPVDLDEHWGLDHGAWSVIKHLYPEANVPVIQLSIDYTKSGQYHFELAQKLQSLRHKGVLIIGSGNIVHNLRLVDFRNFDKDNYGYDWAIEARETVNNYLLDGNFQPLIDYEKMSKAVQVAIPTPDHYLPLLYTLGLKEKSEELSLFNDKLLAGSLSMTSVKII, from the coding sequence ATGACAACATTAAACGACTTACATTCGATTTCGTCTACGTTTTCGAATACAGATAAAATGCCGGTTTTGTTTTTAGGACACGGAAGTCCAATGAATGCAATTGAAGAAAATCAGTTTGTAGCGGGTTTTCGTAATCTGGCAAAAACATTACCGCAGCCCAATGCAATTTTGTGTATTTCGGCGCATTGGTTTACAAACGGAACCAAAGTTACTTCGATGCAAATGCCAAGAACGATTCATGATTTCGGAGGATTTCCACAAGCTTTATTTGATGTGCAATATCCTGCAAAAGGAAGTCCGGAATTAGCATTAGAAACTAGAAAAATCTTAGATCCGGTTCCCGTAGATTTAGATGAACATTGGGGTTTAGATCATGGCGCATGGAGCGTAATCAAACATTTATATCCTGAAGCCAATGTTCCGGTAATTCAGTTGAGTATTGATTACACTAAATCCGGACAATATCATTTTGAGCTAGCACAGAAATTACAATCGTTACGTCATAAAGGCGTTTTAATTATCGGAAGCGGAAATATTGTTCACAACCTTCGTTTGGTTGATTTTCGAAATTTCGATAAAGATAATTATGGTTACGATTGGGCAATTGAAGCCAGAGAAACTGTTAATAATTATTTGTTAGATGGAAATTTTCAGCCTCTTATTGATTACGAAAAAATGAGTAAAGCTGTTCAGGTTGCGATTCCAACCCCCGATCATTACTTGCCTTTATTGTACACTTTAGGTTTAAAAGAAAAATCAGAAGAACTGAGTTTGTTCAACGATAAATTATTGGCGGGTTCGTTGAGTATGACGTCAGTAAAAATAATATAA
- a CDS encoding ATP-dependent DNA helicase, which yields MNSSLFYGVLQKRFPFAPTYKQDIFFQKIAIFLTDTHNDTIFVLKGYAGTGKTTVISTIVNNLGDINKKFVLLAPTGRAAKVIANYSHTPAFTIHKKIYFPKKSAGGGVAFTKQINKHKNTIFIVDEASMISDSNSDSKLYDNGSLLDDLISYVYSGTNCKMILLGDTAQLPPVNLDISPALDIQTLGVHYDKEIEHIELDEVMRQEENSGILYNATELRELLKDSFITEFKFNVKKFKDIVRLTDGYDIQDAINTAYSNYSIEDTAFIVRSNKRANQYNEQIRTRILFKESELSVGDFLMVVKNNYFWLKETDEAGFIANGDIIEVLEMFGIKELYGFTFAKVKIRMVDYPDQKPFETVLLLDTIKSESPSLTYEESNRLYEEVMKDYEDESTKYKKFQKVKENEYFNGLQVKFSYAITCHKSQGGQWNTVFIEQPYLPNGIDRDYIRWLYTAMTRAKNKLYLIGFKDESFEE from the coding sequence ATGAATTCATCATTGTTTTACGGCGTTTTACAAAAAAGATTTCCATTTGCACCAACGTATAAACAGGATATTTTTTTTCAAAAAATCGCCATTTTCTTAACCGATACGCATAATGATACCATTTTTGTATTAAAAGGATATGCCGGAACCGGAAAAACAACTGTGATTTCGACTATCGTTAATAATCTGGGAGATATAAATAAGAAATTTGTCTTGCTGGCACCAACCGGACGTGCTGCAAAAGTAATTGCGAATTACTCTCATACGCCTGCTTTTACAATTCATAAAAAGATATACTTTCCTAAAAAATCGGCTGGCGGAGGCGTAGCTTTTACCAAACAAATCAATAAACATAAAAATACGATTTTTATCGTCGATGAAGCTTCGATGATTTCAGACAGCAATTCTGATTCGAAATTGTATGATAACGGATCACTTTTAGATGATTTGATTTCTTATGTTTATTCCGGAACGAATTGCAAAATGATTCTTTTGGGAGATACAGCTCAGTTGCCGCCCGTAAATTTAGACATTAGTCCGGCGCTTGATATACAAACTTTGGGCGTTCATTATGATAAAGAAATTGAACATATTGAACTTGATGAAGTCATGCGTCAGGAAGAAAATTCGGGAATTTTATACAATGCGACCGAATTGCGTGAATTATTGAAAGATAGCTTTATTACGGAGTTTAAATTCAATGTAAAAAAGTTTAAAGATATTGTTCGTTTAACGGATGGTTATGATATTCAGGATGCGATAAATACGGCATACAGCAATTATAGTATTGAAGATACGGCTTTTATTGTACGTTCGAATAAAAGAGCAAATCAGTATAATGAACAAATCAGAACCCGAATTTTGTTTAAAGAAAGCGAACTTTCTGTTGGCGATTTTTTAATGGTTGTCAAGAATAATTATTTCTGGCTGAAAGAAACGGATGAAGCCGGATTTATTGCCAACGGAGATATTATTGAAGTTCTGGAAATGTTTGGAATCAAGGAATTATACGGTTTTACTTTTGCAAAAGTAAAAATTAGAATGGTCGATTATCCGGACCAGAAACCTTTTGAAACGGTTTTGCTTTTGGATACCATAAAAAGTGAATCTCCGTCGCTGACATACGAAGAATCAAATCGTTTGTATGAAGAAGTGATGAAAGATTATGAAGATGAAAGTACGAAATACAAGAAATTCCAAAAAGTAAAAGAGAACGAATATTTTAATGGGTTGCAGGTAAAATTCTCTTACGCCATTACGTGTCATAAATCGCAAGGAGGGCAGTGGAATACAGTTTTTATTGAACAGCCGTATTTACCAAACGGAATTGATCGTGATTACATCAGATGGCTTTATACAGCGATGACGCGTGCCAAAAATAAATTATATTTGATAGGATTTAAAGACGAGAGTTTCGAGGAATAG
- a CDS encoding DUF3822 family protein — protein MSLQNTNITSKKYKKLSIQVSLSGFSFCCFDTLNNTITSFNEVHFDPTQKTAKIEELYHDNFKKYAELKDTYDEIMVIHTNNLSTFVPTALFDEHYLGSYLQYTTKVFETDFFTYDHISNYEMNSVYIPYVNINNFLIDQVGSFDYKHANSILIEKILESSKNNDDKKMIVNFNVGHFEIIIVQNQKLLLFNSFEYQSPTDFIYYVLFTAEQLSLNPESFPLELLGTIEKNDAYYAIAYKYIRNISFLDVSTLQQKNNFSTAQNQKHYILFQS, from the coding sequence ATGTCTTTACAAAATACTAATATTACATCAAAAAAATACAAAAAACTTTCGATTCAGGTTTCCCTGAGCGGATTTTCTTTTTGTTGTTTTGACACTTTAAATAATACGATTACTTCGTTTAATGAAGTTCATTTTGATCCTACACAAAAAACAGCCAAAATAGAAGAATTATATCATGATAATTTTAAAAAATATGCTGAATTAAAGGACACTTACGACGAAATTATGGTTATTCATACTAATAATCTTTCGACTTTTGTGCCAACAGCGCTTTTTGATGAACATTATCTGGGAAGTTATTTACAGTATACAACCAAGGTTTTCGAAACGGATTTTTTTACATACGATCATATTTCAAATTATGAAATGAATTCCGTTTATATTCCGTACGTAAACATCAATAATTTCCTGATCGATCAGGTTGGTTCTTTTGATTACAAACATGCCAATAGTATTTTGATTGAGAAAATTTTAGAAAGCTCAAAAAATAATGATGATAAAAAAATGATTGTTAACTTTAATGTTGGTCATTTTGAAATTATCATCGTTCAAAATCAAAAGCTATTATTGTTCAATTCGTTTGAATATCAATCGCCTACGGATTTTATTTATTATGTGCTTTTTACCGCCGAACAATTAAGTTTAAATCCTGAAAGTTTTCCACTTGAATTATTAGGCACAATAGAAAAAAATGACGCGTATTATGCCATTGCGTATAAATACATTCGTAATATTTCATTTTTGGATGTAAGCACTTTACAGCAAAAAAATAACTTTTCAACTGCTCAGAATCAAAAACATTATATCTTATTTCAATCATGA
- the kdsB gene encoding 3-deoxy-manno-octulosonate cytidylyltransferase: MKIIAVIPARYASTRFPAKLMQDLEGKTVILRTYEASVATKLFDDVFVVTDSDLIYNEIVSNGGKAIMSIKEHESGSDRIAEAVANLDVDIVVNVQGDEPFTEAGPLEQVLSVFKNDSDRKVDLASLMREITDEDEINNPNNVKVVVDQSQFALYFSRSVIPYPRDKDVGVRYFQHIGIYAFRKQALLDFYSLPMKSLEASEKLEQLRYLEFGKRIKMVETTHVGIGIDTTEDLEKARAILAAK; the protein is encoded by the coding sequence ATGAAAATAATAGCTGTAATTCCGGCGCGATATGCATCAACACGTTTTCCTGCAAAACTAATGCAGGATTTAGAAGGTAAAACGGTAATTTTAAGAACTTACGAAGCCTCTGTAGCAACAAAATTATTTGACGATGTATTTGTTGTAACCGATTCTGACTTGATATATAATGAAATTGTTTCGAATGGCGGAAAAGCCATTATGAGCATTAAAGAACACGAATCAGGAAGTGACCGAATTGCCGAAGCTGTTGCAAATCTTGATGTTGATATTGTGGTAAATGTTCAGGGCGACGAACCTTTTACTGAAGCCGGACCTTTAGAACAGGTTTTATCGGTTTTTAAAAACGATTCAGATCGCAAAGTTGATTTGGCTTCGCTAATGCGTGAAATCACTGACGAAGACGAAATAAATAACCCGAATAATGTAAAAGTGGTTGTAGATCAGTCGCAGTTTGCGTTATATTTTTCGCGTTCAGTAATTCCATATCCAAGAGATAAAGATGTTGGCGTGCGTTATTTTCAGCACATCGGAATTTATGCTTTTAGAAAACAAGCTTTATTAGATTTTTATAGTTTACCAATGAAATCTTTAGAAGCATCTGAAAAACTGGAACAGCTTCGTTATTTAGAATTCGGAAAACGAATTAAAATGGTCGAAACTACGCATGTAGGAATTGGAATTGATACGACGGAAGATTTAGAGAAGGCGAGAGCGATATTGGCTGCGAAATAA
- a CDS encoding RsmD family RNA methyltransferase — MRIISGKYKGRRIFPPKNLPVRPTTDMSKEALFNVLNNHFSFDGLKVLDLFAGTGNISFEFASRGSEPITSVDGDFGCVKFIKQIASEYDFNIAATKSDVYKFLENCKTSYDIIFADPPYGLDQAAFEKIVLTVFERDLLHDDGMMIIEHSKYTKMEHLSNFSFQKNYGGSFFSFFELNSTDDDEELPDDSPLKIAEEDEG; from the coding sequence ATGAGAATCATTTCAGGAAAATACAAAGGGCGCCGCATTTTTCCACCTAAAAACCTTCCTGTAAGACCTACGACTGATATGAGTAAAGAAGCATTATTTAATGTTTTAAATAATCATTTTAGTTTTGACGGCTTAAAGGTTTTAGATCTATTTGCAGGAACAGGAAACATTAGTTTTGAATTTGCTTCACGCGGAAGTGAACCAATTACGTCTGTTGACGGCGATTTTGGATGCGTAAAATTCATTAAGCAGATTGCATCAGAATATGATTTTAATATTGCGGCAACCAAAAGTGACGTTTATAAATTTCTGGAAAACTGCAAAACATCGTACGATATTATTTTTGCCGATCCGCCTTACGGATTAGATCAGGCTGCTTTTGAAAAAATTGTTTTAACGGTTTTCGAAAGAGATTTGCTTCACGATGACGGAATGATGATTATTGAACATTCAAAATATACCAAAATGGAACATTTAAGTAATTTCTCTTTTCAGAAAAATTACGGCGGTTCGTTTTTTAGTTTCTTCGAATTAAATTCTACAGATGATGACGAAGAACTTCCGGATGATTCTCCTTTAAAAATAGCAGAAGAAGACGAAGGTTAA
- a CDS encoding thiamine pyrophosphate-dependent enzyme, giving the protein MIKEKNNTTLTFEDFKTEVMSDYKIAVTSRECSLLGRKEVLTGKAKFGIFGDGKEVPQLAMAKAFKNGDFRSGYYRDQTFMMAIGELTPKQFFAGLYGHTDLDYDPMSAGRQMGGHFVTHSLNEDGSWKDLTQQKNSSADISPTAGQMPRLLGLAQASKIYRNVDGIKIKDKFSVNGNEVAWGTIGNASTSEGLFFETINAAGVLQVPMVMSVWDDEYGISVHAKHQTTKENISEILKGYQRDEDSKGYEIFRVKGWDYAQLVSTYERAAAIAREEHVPVLIHVNELTQPQGHSTSGSHERYKNAERLAWERDFDCIRQMRLWMIAINIASPEELAEIDFELKKEVLEAKKEAWNSFINPIIEDQKNLLVLLEQIAEASINHKERIKKYISELSAIKSPLKKEMLVIARKILRFIEVPNSKVLLSNWITNYIGVTQGKFSSNLYSESDLNVFSVQKVLPEYADNAKADLDGRMILRDNFDALFTKYPETLIFGEDVGNIGDVNQGLEGMQEKYGELRVADVGIREATIIGQGIGMALRGLRPIAEIQYLDYLLYAIQIMSDDLATLQYRTVGKQKAPLIIRTRGHRLEGIWHSGSPMGMIINAIRGIHVLVPRNMTQAAGFYNSLLECDEPALVIECLNGYRLKEKTPLNFGEFKTPIGVVETLKEGADITLVSYGSTLRLVEQAATELLDLGIDCEIIDIQSLLPFDVNKDIVKSIAKTNRLLVIDEDVPGGASAFILQQIIEEQDAYKYLDSKPQTLAAKAHRAAYGTDGDYFSKPSAEDIFEKVYDMMHEVNPSKFPNLY; this is encoded by the coding sequence ATGATTAAAGAAAAAAACAATACTACACTTACTTTCGAAGATTTCAAAACAGAAGTAATGAGCGACTACAAAATTGCTGTAACCAGCCGCGAATGTAGTCTTTTAGGACGTAAAGAAGTATTGACAGGAAAAGCCAAGTTTGGAATATTTGGTGACGGAAAAGAAGTGCCGCAGCTTGCTATGGCAAAGGCTTTTAAAAACGGAGATTTTCGTTCCGGATATTATCGCGATCAGACTTTTATGATGGCAATTGGAGAATTAACTCCTAAACAGTTTTTTGCAGGTTTATACGGCCATACTGATTTGGATTATGATCCAATGTCTGCCGGAAGACAAATGGGCGGACACTTTGTAACGCACAGTTTAAACGAAGACGGTTCGTGGAAAGACTTAACTCAACAAAAAAATTCAAGCGCAGATATATCGCCAACAGCCGGACAAATGCCAAGATTATTGGGATTGGCTCAGGCGTCAAAAATTTACAGAAATGTTGATGGAATAAAAATCAAAGACAAATTTTCTGTAAACGGAAACGAAGTTGCCTGGGGAACTATTGGTAACGCAAGTACATCTGAAGGTTTATTTTTTGAAACCATAAATGCTGCCGGAGTTTTACAAGTTCCGATGGTAATGAGCGTTTGGGATGATGAATACGGAATTTCGGTTCACGCCAAACATCAAACTACAAAAGAAAATATATCTGAAATTTTAAAAGGATACCAACGCGACGAAGACTCAAAAGGGTATGAAATTTTCAGGGTTAAAGGCTGGGATTATGCGCAACTTGTTTCGACTTACGAAAGAGCTGCAGCAATTGCCCGCGAAGAACATGTTCCGGTTTTAATTCACGTTAACGAATTAACACAACCACAAGGTCACTCGACATCAGGTTCGCACGAGCGTTATAAAAACGCAGAAAGACTGGCTTGGGAAAGAGATTTTGACTGTATTCGCCAAATGCGTTTATGGATGATTGCAATTAATATTGCATCTCCTGAAGAATTGGCTGAAATTGATTTTGAATTGAAAAAAGAAGTTCTGGAAGCTAAAAAAGAGGCCTGGAATTCTTTCATCAATCCGATTATTGAGGATCAGAAAAATCTTTTGGTTTTATTGGAGCAAATTGCAGAAGCCAGCATCAATCATAAGGAAAGAATAAAAAAATATATTTCAGAATTAAGCGCTATAAAATCGCCTTTAAAAAAGGAAATGCTGGTTATTGCAAGAAAGATTTTGCGTTTTATTGAAGTTCCAAATAGTAAAGTGCTATTATCAAACTGGATTACCAATTATATTGGTGTTACTCAGGGAAAATTTAGCAGTAACTTATATTCTGAATCCGATTTAAATGTGTTTTCAGTACAAAAAGTACTTCCTGAATATGCAGATAATGCTAAAGCTGATTTAGACGGGCGAATGATTTTGCGCGATAACTTTGATGCTTTGTTTACCAAATATCCTGAAACATTGATTTTTGGTGAAGATGTTGGAAACATTGGCGATGTAAACCAAGGTTTAGAAGGCATGCAGGAAAAATACGGAGAACTTCGTGTTGCCGATGTCGGAATTCGTGAAGCGACTATTATTGGTCAGGGAATTGGAATGGCTTTGAGAGGTTTACGCCCGATTGCCGAGATTCAGTATTTGGATTATTTATTATATGCCATCCAAATTATGAGTGATGATTTGGCTACGTTGCAATACAGAACTGTTGGAAAACAAAAAGCGCCATTAATTATCAGAACCCGCGGACACCGTTTAGAAGGTATCTGGCATTCTGGTTCTCCAATGGGAATGATCATTAATGCTATTCGTGGAATTCACGTTTTGGTTCCTAGAAATATGACGCAGGCGGCAGGTTTTTACAATTCACTTTTAGAATGTGATGAACCGGCTTTGGTAATTGAATGTTTAAATGGTTATCGTTTAAAAGAAAAAACACCGCTGAATTTTGGTGAGTTCAAAACGCCAATTGGTGTTGTTGAAACATTAAAAGAAGGCGCTGATATTACTTTGGTTTCTTACGGATCTACGTTAAGATTGGTAGAACAGGCTGCTACTGAATTATTAGACTTAGGAATTGATTGCGAAATAATTGACATTCAGTCTTTACTTCCATTTGATGTCAATAAAGATATTGTAAAAAGTATCGCTAAAACAAACCGTCTTTTAGTAATCGACGAAGATGTTCCCGGTGGAGCTTCTGCTTTTATTTTACAGCAAATTATTGAAGAACAGGATGCTTACAAATATTTAGACAGTAAACCACAAACGCTTGCTGCAAAAGCACACAGAGCTGCTTACGGAACTGACGGTGATTATTTCTCTAAACCTTCTGCCGAAGATATTTTCGAAAAGGTTTATGATATGATGCATGAGGTAAACCCTTCTAAGTTTCCGAATTTATATTAA
- a CDS encoding sensor histidine kinase has product MKQRINLLIVFSVVALIVLSTVQCYLVKTTYDYKVAQFHTEIKNEIAQISNNYSDIDSVIVSKKEALYKKLSENYIQGKKTRLDIKNSILENEYRHILTEKIQRKFERDLPNLKIDFAIVLNKFILYQNTTKADTIFSEKPFIQNKLYGNLASLNHAFLVRNYVGTTNGSYANQDYKLLTEDSMYISVIDWEMIILRRMMFILTLSLLSILTLITLFVIAIKALIKQKKVNDVKTDFINNITHELKTPLATLSISTKILEQKNIRENDENFNSIVNTISRQNNRLQNLIDQVMANSLAENEIELQKEKIETEDFLLTIVNDFKITYPKINIGTDFQTSKTMLVLDKFHLTTAILNVLENAVKYGSNNIRVKTKNFQNQFSISIEDDGIGISKNKQALLFEKFYRVEQGNLHNTKGLGLGLYYVDQIIKAHQGSVSVVSDLGKGTQFTILLKV; this is encoded by the coding sequence ATGAAACAAAGAATCAATTTATTAATCGTGTTTTCAGTCGTTGCTTTGATCGTTTTATCGACGGTGCAATGCTATTTGGTAAAAACGACTTACGATTATAAAGTGGCGCAGTTTCATACCGAAATCAAAAATGAAATCGCTCAGATATCTAACAATTACAGCGATATTGATTCTGTAATTGTATCTAAAAAAGAAGCGCTTTATAAAAAATTATCTGAAAATTATATTCAGGGAAAAAAGACCAGACTGGATATTAAAAACAGTATTCTTGAAAATGAATACAGACATATTCTAACCGAGAAAATTCAACGTAAGTTTGAAAGAGATTTACCCAATCTTAAAATAGATTTTGCAATTGTACTGAATAAATTTATTCTGTATCAAAACACAACAAAAGCGGATACTATTTTTTCTGAAAAGCCTTTTATACAAAACAAATTATACGGAAATCTGGCTTCTCTAAATCATGCTTTTTTGGTTCGGAATTATGTTGGTACCACAAACGGATCTTACGCAAATCAAGATTATAAATTATTGACTGAAGATTCGATGTACATTTCTGTAATCGATTGGGAAATGATTATTTTAAGGCGAATGATGTTTATTCTCACTTTATCTTTGCTTTCGATTTTAACGCTTATTACACTTTTTGTAATTGCCATAAAAGCATTAATCAAACAGAAAAAAGTAAACGATGTCAAAACTGATTTCATCAATAATATTACGCATGAACTTAAAACGCCTTTGGCAACTTTAAGTATTTCGACCAAAATTTTAGAGCAGAAAAACATTCGTGAAAACGATGAAAATTTCAATTCGATTGTCAATACTATTTCACGTCAAAACAATCGCCTGCAAAATTTAATCGATCAGGTTATGGCAAATTCATTGGCTGAAAATGAAATTGAACTGCAAAAAGAAAAAATAGAAACCGAAGATTTTTTGCTGACTATTGTCAATGATTTTAAAATTACATATCCTAAAATCAATATTGGAACTGATTTTCAAACATCAAAAACAATGTTGGTTTTAGACAAATTTCACTTAACAACGGCCATTTTAAATGTACTTGAAAATGCCGTAAAATATGGTTCGAACAACATTCGCGTAAAAACCAAAAACTTTCAAAATCAATTTTCGATTAGTATTGAAGATGACGGAATTGGAATTTCGAAAAACAAACAGGCTCTGCTTTTTGAGAAATTTTATCGCGTAGAACAAGGAAACCTTCATAATACAAAAGGCTTAGGTTTAGGACTTTATTATGTCGATCAGATTATAAAAGCGCATCAGGGCTCTGTTAGCGTTGTGAGCGATTTAGGAAAAGGAACTCAGTTTACTATTTTATTAAAAGTTTAA